The Clostridiales bacterium FE2011 sequence CTGTCTGCAGCAGTTGCATCGATTATATCATGACACCCTGAAAAGGGAAAGAGGAGACCGCTTCCGGCGGTCTCCTCCCTTTATTGAATCCGGCTTAATCCGGTTCCCGTTTATGCTTCGGGTGTCTGGTCAGAATCACCGCTTCTGCTGCGGCGGGGTCTGGATTCTCCGCCTTCCGGTTTGAAACTGGCTGTGTAAGCCGATTCCTCATCCGATCCGGATCTGGTATAGCGTCCGTACGGATTCTTAGTGCCGGTTCCGTATGGCTTTCCGTTACTGGTTCCGTTGGAAGGTGTGGTCGGCGTTACCCTGGGCTTTGTTGTGCCAGCGCTGCCCGTATAGTTTCCGGTCCGTACCCTGGCAGCATTCTGTGCGGAAGCAGCATTGGCTGTCCCTGTTCCGTTACCGGCACCGGGCCGTTCTGCTGTTCTGGGCTTGTTCTGCTGCGCCGCTCTGTTCTGCTGTGCGACACGCTTCTGGGCCATTCTCTGGGCTGCTTTCCGTTTGCGTTCACGCTGCAGGTACCAGTAGTATCCGCCGCCAGCGCCGGCAGCCAGTACCAGGCCGGCAGCAACCCATCCGGCTCCGCCGCCTGTGCTCTGTTCCTGCGGGAACTCAGTGATTTCTTCTGTTGCAAGAGGTTCAGGAGACTGGGAAGGTTCTTCAGTAGCCAGCTCAGTCTTGCCTTCAATATAGGCCATGGCCCTGTCCACAACCGCGGCAGGATCAGCAGCGTCTTTATAGAACTTCTCCAGTTCCATCTTCAGCTCTTCCTGCTTCAGCGTTCCTGCCTTCACCTGATCGATCAGGGAGTTGACGAACTCATTGTTCTCAAACTCATTTTCAGGCAGCGGTTCAGGTGTGGCAAACGGATCAAACGGTTTGTAGCTTACAGCGGCTCCTGCGGCGGGATTCACCCACTCGCTGACCTTCTGGTCCTCAGCGGTTACGATACCGGTGGGGCTGCCGGTTGTGGTCGGAGAAGATCCTGCGTTGCTGTTCGCTGTACTCTGGGCGCTGTTGTTGGCCAGGCCCTCTCTGTACTTGTCAGACTTCAGGAACTGTTCTGCTTCGCTGACCGTCATCTGTTTAAAGTATTTGCCGTTCAGGTAACCCATCTGGCCGTCGTAGGAAACCTTATACCAGGTTTCGCCGTCAGCCTGCACAGATCCGTAAACGATGAATGTCGCGTAACGCTTCATCAGGCGGATTCTTCTGGAACTGGAACTGGGTTCTGTCCGGAAGTTCACCGCGTCTGTCGTCACATAGCCATAGCAGCTCAGTTCGTTCGGATCATAGGTATAGGGTGCGATTGTCACGTTGGGGATCGGGGTTTCCTGCGGCTGCAGCATCTCTTCGTAAGCTGCCATTTCTCCGTAGGACATAATCCGGATCAGGTCAGCGCGGACGTAGCCCCACTTACCGTCATGCTCGATTTCATGCCAGGCAATACCGTCCTGGTAGATCTGGCCGTAAACATACACAATCTTGTTGACCGGAAGCTCTTCCTTGATCGCGCTTGCTGCAGTCGGTCTTTCACGTACCGGAATACCGTCACCGATGGTGATTCCGTATCCGCTGCGCTGCGGAGGCTCCTGTGTCGGAGCAACCGGCGTCGGAGCGGGCACCGGAGTATCTGTCGGTACGAACGGCGTATCCGTCGGGGGTGCAGTCGGAGGATCGGTCGGCGGCGTGGTCGGCGTGGCAGTCGGCGGCGCGGTCGGAGGATCTGTCGGGGCCGGAGTGTCTGTCGGGACAGGCGTTGCTGTCGGCGGCTCAGTCGGGGGATCCGTCGGAGCCGGAGTGTCAGTCGGGACAGGCGTTGCTGTCGGGAAGAACTCCTCTCTGTTATATACGGGTGCAGGACTGGATTGTGCCTGATCCCATGCCTTGCTGTCTTCTTCAGTCAGGGCATCCAGGTACTCTGTCATGATGTATCCGGGTTTACCGTTCACCAGTGCGTATGTCCAGACCTCGTTATTGTCATATTCCTTGGTATGGATCATGTATACGTAGGTGTTTTTACCCAGCTGGCTCAGTTTGCTGGACTTGGTGCTGGGATCCTTGCGGAAGAACACCTTGCTGTTTGTCTTACCGTAGCGGTTCATCATCTCGCCCACCGGAATTTCGGGAGCGGGCGTTTCCACCTCAGGCTGACTGGCAGCAGGCTGATCCGTCTCAGGTTTGTCGGTTTCCGGATTGTTGCTTTCGGGAGTTCCGATGCCGGTCTCGCCGTTTTCGGGTACGTTGGCTTCAGGATTGTTGTTTTCTGTTGTGTTGGTTTCGGGAGTATTGCTTTCAGGTGCACTTGCTTCGGGTTCACTGCTTTCAGGAGTTCCGATGCCGGTCTCGCCGTTTTCAGGTACGTTGGCTTCGGGATTACTGGCTTCAGGTTCAGCAGGTGCCGGTTCTGCGGCAGGTTCTTCCGGCTGCGGGAACAGCTCTGCCTCCGTCATCACAGGAGCGCGGGTCGGCTGAATGCTGTCCCACTCATCGCTGTCCTGCTGTGTCAGTGCACTCAGGAATTCTGTTTTAATATAGCCTCTCCGCCCGTTCACCTCAACGTACGTCCAGCTTTCGCCGGCGCTGTTCTGGTCCGCGCGGTACATATAGACGTGGATTCCCTTGTCAAGCCGTGCAAGTTCCTTGCCCTTTTTGTCCGGCTGTTCGCGAAGCGCAAGCTTTCCAGCATTGGTGAGGCCGTAACGGTTCATCATTTCACCGTCAACAATCACAGGAGCTTCTGTAACCGTTACAGGTTCCTGCTCAGCGGCGGGGGCAGGCTCAGCTGCGGGTTCGGGTTCAGCGGCAGGTACAGGCTCGGCTGCGGGAGCAGGCTCGGCTGCGGGTTCCGGTTCAGCAGCAGGAGCAGGCTCTGCGACGGGTTCCGGTTCAGCAGCGGGAGCAGGCTCTGCGACGGGTTCCGGTTCAGCAGCGGGAGCAGGTTCTGCGACGGGTTCCGGTTCAGCGGCAGGCGCAGGATCCGCGGCAGGTTCCGGTTCAGCTGCGGGAGCAGGCTCCGCGGCAGGTTCCGGTTCAGCTGCGGGAGCAGGCTCCGCGGCAGGTTCCGGTTCAGCTGCGGGAGCAGGTTCCGCGGCGGGTTCCGGCTCAGCGGCAGGCGTGGGGAATACTTCCTCGTATGTATAGATGTGTGCCGGAATCGGCTGGGCATTGTTGTATGCGTCACTGTCCTCAGTTGTCAGCACAGTGATGAATTCGCTCATCAGATAACCGGTATGACCTTCTGCTTCAACCAGCGTCCATACTTCTCCGGCGCTGTTGACGTCGGTATAGATCAGGTAAACCATCGTATCCGGAGCAAGTTCTCCGTATTTGCCGGCGTTTTTGCTCGGTTCCTGGCGGTAATTGACCTTTGCAGTCGTCTTGCCGTAACGGTTGATGATTTCTCCGATCGGCATCACAGGCGCTTCCGTAGGTACTTCCGTCTGCACCTCGGGTTCCGGCTCGGTATAGGTTTCCGGTTCAGGCTGCGGCTCGGTATAGGTTTCCGGTTCAGGCTGCGGCTCGGTGTAGGGTTCCGGTTCGGGCTGCGGCTCGGTGTAGGGTTCCGGTTCGGGCTGCGGCTCGGTATAAGGTTCCGGTTCGGGCTGCGGCTCAGTGTAGGGTTCCGGTTCGGGCTGCGGCTCAGTGTAGGGTTCCGGTTCGGGCTGCGGCTCGGTATAAGGTTCCGGTTCGGGCTGCGGCTCAGTGTAGGGTTCCGGTTCGGGCTGCGGCTCAGTATAGGGTTCCGGTTCGGGCTGCGGCTCGGTGTAGGGTTCCGGTTCAGGCTGCGGCTCAGTATAGGGTTCCGGTTCCGGCTGCGGCTCGGTATAGGGTTCAGGTTCGGGCTCTGTATACGGTTCCGGTTCTTCCGGTGCCGGCATCGGCTGGGCAGTTACTGTGGAAATATACAGATAGAACACTTCCGTCATGCCGGTTTCCGGATCCGTTGCGGATACAGGAATACAGCTGACGCCGTCCATATATTCTCCTGCGTCTGTCACGCCTGCCAGTATGCTGCCGGGTTCGGGAGAATACTGATATTCATGTGCAGGATGGATGACTGAAAAAGTGAGTCCGTCCAGCGGAGCGTCCGCGGGAATCTGTACCCAGAAACAGCCTTCTCCCGCCTCAGTTTCTGCGGCTGGGAAGGCAGCAGCACTCTGCATAACGCCCATGCTGTCATACCAGCTGAGATTGATCTGCAATGCCGCCCAGTCAGCGCTTGCGGCTGAAGCCAAGGGCAGTGCGGAAAGTGCCAGCAGCAGAGCTGCCAGCAGTGCTGTCGCTCTTTTCAGGATCCATTGATGCTTGATCGTCATAATCCGGTCCTCCTGAATTGTATGTGATGTATGTAACAGCTCCCGGATATTGTACCGCCGTCAGGCAGCCGTGTCAATGAAACCGGGCGCTGAAGGCCGCTGCGTTTCCCGGAAGGAAAAGCCGCGGGAACCGTCGAAAGAAGAAGGACATAACCAATTATAGAAACGGACTGTCCGTCCGTTTCATTCCCGAAAGGGTTTGTTTGTATGAGTTTTTTATGGAGCCGCTTCCTGGCCGCGCCGAAAAATCCGGATGGTTTTATGTCTCCGCCGGCCTTCTTTTACCGTCTGCCTGAGCTGGAAACTGAAGATCTGATCCTCCGCAAGCCTCGTATGCGAGACGCGAAGGATATCTTTCGTTATGCCTCGGACCCGGAAGTGGCGCGTTATGTCCTTTGGGAGCCTCACCGCAGTGTCTCCGAAACCGCTTCATTTGTCCGGGATCTGCGTGTCCGAATCCGGGCAGGTTATCCTTCTTCCTGGGTTGTGACCCTCCGGGAAACCGGCCTTGTCATCGGCACCATCGGTTTCGTCTGGTACTCCACCGATAACAACGCGGCGGAACTGGGCTACAGTTTCTCCCGGGAATACTGGAATCACGGCTATGCCACCCAGGCCCTGCGTGCCGTGATTGACTGTCTCTTTTCTTCCCTGCCCCTGAACCGTCTGGAAGCCCAGCATGATGTCCGCAATCCGGCCAGCGGCCGGGTAATGCAGAAATGCGGCCTCACACAGGAAGGGATCCTGCGGGGCCGCATTATGAACAAAGGAGAATATATCGATACTGCGCTGTACTCCGTTCTTCGTTCAGACTGGGAAAAAGGCTCAGCGGTAGGCACTCATCCGGCGCTTGAAGACGTCTTCCCTGGCCACTGACCAGCCGAAGAATCCCATCACTTCACCCAGTTTCTGATACAGGCCGTGGCTGTAGGCAATCAGCCCGGCTTTTTCCAGATGCAGGCTTCCGCCGGCGTCCAGGAGATCCTCCCGTACCATCACGGAAACAACCTCACCCACAAACATATCGTGGCTGCCCAGTTCCAGTGTGTGCCGCACCTTGCAGCACAGGCTCACAGGTGCGCCCTCAACTGCCGGGGCAGTATCCAGTCCTTCCGCCTGAATATAATTCAATCCGGTTTCCTTTGCCTTGTCTGTGTCCCTGCCGCTTTTTACGCCGCACAGGTCCACGGGACGGGCCATTTTTTCATCCACAAGGTTCACAACAAATTCACCGGATGCGCTGATCAGGCCGTGTGAATAACGTTCCTTCCGGATGCTGACGGATACCATCGGCGGATCGGAATTGACCGTTCCCGCCCAGGCAACGGTAATCATATTGCAGTTTTCCGGCCTTTCCGGATCTCCACAGCTGACAAGCACCACAGGGGCGGGATTCAGCAGTGTGGAAGGCGGCAGAATCTGATAGCTGTACTTATCCATAATCTCTTTCCACTCCTTGAAGATTCATGGATTTAGTGTATAATATTTCTGTTATGCAGTCAATTTTTCTGAAGGAGATGATGAGGGATGAACGCGTACCGTGGAAAACATGTTTCTTCCGCTTCCCGCCGTTCCGGTCCCTCCTTCCGCCGCGGCCGTCATCAGGTGCGGAACCGTCATCGTCGTCGCTGGCTGATCTTCCTGATCGTGCTGCTCATTCTGATGATCTGTTATCCCCTGGTGGAGGCGCGTCTTCTCCAGACAGAAAACAAGACCCTTCAGAGTGATGATTTCCCGATAGAAGCAAACAATCTCCGTGTGGTTTATCTCAGTGATATTCATTACGGCTTCTGGTTCTCTGACGCGGATCTGAGCCGTCTGATCGGCCGGATCAATTCCCTCCGTCCTGACCTGCTGCTCTTCGGGGGAGATTATGCCACCGATAACGAAACCGCCATTAAGTTCTTCCGCACTTTGCAGAAACAGGGAACTATCCACTCCCGTTACGGCATCTACGGTGTCATCGGTGAAGCTGACCGCGGAGAATCTGACGCCACCTGCAAGCAGCTGACAGAGGCCATGACCAATGCCGGCGTTGTCCCGCTGGTCAACAAAGTCGCCCCTGTAAATATCGCCGGCCGGCAGATCTTCATTGCAGGCCTGGACGACAAGCTGACCGGCAAACCGGATATTAAAGGCGTTGCCAAATCTGTCAATGCCGGCGACTATGTGATTCTGCTCTGCCATAACCCTTCCGTCATTCAGGAAGCCCAGGTGGCTGTGGATGCTTCCGGAAACCTCAGCTGGTTTGATCTGGGGCTGTTCGGCCACACGCATGCCGGACAGATGGCTTTCTTCTCTACCGCATTGAATATTGCGGAAGATGTTCCGGACAGATACCGCAGCGGATGGCTGAAGGAAAACCGGGTGGATCTCCTGATTTCTCCCGGCATCGGTACCTCAGTATTCCCAGGCAGGCTTTTCTGTTTCCCCACGATTCACTGCATTACGATCACTTACTGATTTCTGACTGATAGAAAGGAACTGACATGCGCTCCGATACCCGCGTTCAGCTGAACGATGTATCCTATTCCTATGAAGAGCAGGCGGCGCCTGCTCTTTCCGACGTCTCTGCGGTCATTCAGCCGGGAGAATTCGTCGCGGTGCTGGGTCATAACGGCTCCGGCAAATCCACAATGGCCAAGCTTCTGAATGCGTTGTATATCCCGACAGAAGGTAATGTCCTGGTCTGCGGTTACAACACCCGTGAAGAAAAATACGTCTGGGAAATCCGCCAGCGTGCAGGCATGATCTTCCAGAATCCCGATAACCAGATTGTTGCCACTGTCGTCAAGGAAGATGTGGCTTTCGGCCTGGAAAATCTCGGCGTCCCCACAGAGGAAATGCTTCCCCGCATTGAAAGTGCCCTTTCCGCCGTACGCATGAGCAAATATGCCGATAAAGCGCCCCATCTGCTGTCCGGCGGCCAGAAACAGCGTGTTGCCATCGCCGGCATCCTGGCCATGGAACCTTCCGTAATCATCGCGGATGAGGCAACGGCAATGCTGGATCCTTCCGGACGCAAGGAAGTGCTCGAGACCATCCGCACGCTGAACCGCCAGAAAGGCATTACTGTGGTCTGGATCACCCATTTCATGGAAGAGGCCGCCCTGGCCGACCGTGTTCTGGTCGTAACCGATGGAAAGATCCGCCTTTCTGGCACTCCTGCCGAGGTTTTCGACCGGGTGGATGAGATGCGGGAAATGCATCTTGACGTTCCCCATATGACTGCGCTTGCGGGTGAGCTCCGTGTGGAAGGTA is a genomic window containing:
- a CDS encoding GNAT family N-acetyltransferase; this translates as MSFLWSRFLAAPKNPDGFMSPPAFFYRLPELETEDLILRKPRMRDAKDIFRYASDPEVARYVLWEPHRSVSETASFVRDLRVRIRAGYPSSWVVTLRETGLVIGTIGFVWYSTDNNAAELGYSFSREYWNHGYATQALRAVIDCLFSSLPLNRLEAQHDVRNPASGRVMQKCGLTQEGILRGRIMNKGEYIDTALYSVLRSDWEKGSAVGTHPALEDVFPGH
- a CDS encoding metallophosphoesterase — encoded protein: MNAYRGKHVSSASRRSGPSFRRGRHQVRNRHRRRWLIFLIVLLILMICYPLVEARLLQTENKTLQSDDFPIEANNLRVVYLSDIHYGFWFSDADLSRLIGRINSLRPDLLLFGGDYATDNETAIKFFRTLQKQGTIHSRYGIYGVIGEADRGESDATCKQLTEAMTNAGVVPLVNKVAPVNIAGRQIFIAGLDDKLTGKPDIKGVAKSVNAGDYVILLCHNPSVIQEAQVAVDASGNLSWFDLGLFGHTHAGQMAFFSTALNIAEDVPDRYRSGWLKENRVDLLISPGIGTSVFPGRLFCFPTIHCITITY
- a CDS encoding SH3 domain-containing protein, producing the protein MTIKHQWILKRATALLAALLLALSALPLASAASADWAALQINLSWYDSMGVMQSAAAFPAAETEAGEGCFWVQIPADAPLDGLTFSVIHPAHEYQYSPEPGSILAGVTDAGEYMDGVSCIPVSATDPETGMTEVFYLYISTVTAQPMPAPEEPEPYTEPEPEPYTEPQPEPEPYTEPQPEPEPYTEPQPEPEPYTEPQPEPEPYTEPQPEPEPYTEPQPEPEPYTEPQPEPEPYTEPQPEPEPYTEPQPEPEPYTEPQPEPEPYTEPQPEPETYTEPQPEPETYTEPEPEVQTEVPTEAPVMPIGEIINRYGKTTAKVNYRQEPSKNAGKYGELAPDTMVYLIYTDVNSAGEVWTLVEAEGHTGYLMSEFITVLTTEDSDAYNNAQPIPAHIYTYEEVFPTPAAEPEPAAEPAPAAEPEPAAEPAPAAEPEPAAEPAPAAEPEPAADPAPAAEPEPVAEPAPAAEPEPVAEPAPAAEPEPVAEPAPAAEPEPAAEPAPAAEPVPAAEPEPAAEPAPAAEQEPVTVTEAPVIVDGEMMNRYGLTNAGKLALREQPDKKGKELARLDKGIHVYMYRADQNSAGESWTYVEVNGRRGYIKTEFLSALTQQDSDEWDSIQPTRAPVMTEAELFPQPEEPAAEPAPAEPEASNPEANVPENGETGIGTPESSEPEASAPESNTPETNTTENNNPEANVPENGETGIGTPESNNPETDKPETDQPAASQPEVETPAPEIPVGEMMNRYGKTNSKVFFRKDPSTKSSKLSQLGKNTYVYMIHTKEYDNNEVWTYALVNGKPGYIMTEYLDALTEEDSKAWDQAQSSPAPVYNREEFFPTATPVPTDTPAPTDPPTEPPTATPVPTDTPAPTDPPTAPPTATPTTPPTDPPTAPPTDTPFVPTDTPVPAPTPVAPTQEPPQRSGYGITIGDGIPVRERPTAASAIKEELPVNKIVYVYGQIYQDGIAWHEIEHDGKWGYVRADLIRIMSYGEMAAYEEMLQPQETPIPNVTIAPYTYDPNELSCYGYVTTDAVNFRTEPSSSSRRIRLMKRYATFIVYGSVQADGETWYKVSYDGQMGYLNGKYFKQMTVSEAEQFLKSDKYREGLANNSAQSTANSNAGSSPTTTGSPTGIVTAEDQKVSEWVNPAAGAAVSYKPFDPFATPEPLPENEFENNEFVNSLIDQVKAGTLKQEELKMELEKFYKDAADPAAVVDRAMAYIEGKTELATEEPSQSPEPLATEEITEFPQEQSTGGGAGWVAAGLVLAAGAGGGYYWYLQRERKRKAAQRMAQKRVAQQNRAAQQNKPRTAERPGAGNGTGTANAASAQNAARVRTGNYTGSAGTTKPRVTPTTPSNGTSNGKPYGTGTKNPYGRYTRSGSDEESAYTASFKPEGGESRPRRSRSGDSDQTPEA
- a CDS encoding energy-coupling factor transporter ATPase; translated protein: MRSDTRVQLNDVSYSYEEQAAPALSDVSAVIQPGEFVAVLGHNGSGKSTMAKLLNALYIPTEGNVLVCGYNTREEKYVWEIRQRAGMIFQNPDNQIVATVVKEDVAFGLENLGVPTEEMLPRIESALSAVRMSKYADKAPHLLSGGQKQRVAIAGILAMEPSVIIADEATAMLDPSGRKEVLETIRTLNRQKGITVVWITHFMEEAALADRVLVVTDGKIRLSGTPAEVFDRVDEMREMHLDVPHMTALAGELRVEGMPLKPGILTVDEFVEEVERLCPLKSAT
- a CDS encoding flavin reductase family protein produces the protein MDKYSYQILPPSTLLNPAPVVLVSCGDPERPENCNMITVAWAGTVNSDPPMVSVSIRKERYSHGLISASGEFVVNLVDEKMARPVDLCGVKSGRDTDKAKETGLNYIQAEGLDTAPAVEGAPVSLCCKVRHTLELGSHDMFVGEVVSVMVREDLLDAGGSLHLEKAGLIAYSHGLYQKLGEVMGFFGWSVAREDVFKRRMSAYR